AGTGGATCACTTTGCCAAGCAAGAACATGGCGATCGGCATTTCTCCCAGGGCCTTAGCACAAACGCCGCACTGCAGAACACACAAACATTAGTTAACATTAAGCAATGATAAGCGTTATTATTTCAATCATACACTGCCTTGAAAACCGTATTAATgccttttcctcttttaaacCTTTTGTCCTGTTCGAGCCACAAATCTCAACGTATTTTATGGTGATTTTATGCTGCAGATGAACACAAAGTAAGTGTTTAATTGTGCTTGGAGGGAAGAAGATGAATGGTTCAAAAATGTTTGGCTAGTAAAAATCGGATATATGTGGCACGCAGTGCAACCAGTTCTAATCAGAAATCTCCTACAGAGAAAACCACTGGGTTAGTAAGCGTGTGTCAGATGGCCTCCTGGTTTgattacaattttgttttttactttttgggaATGAGAGGAAATCTTTGAAAGTACTAACAGTAAAACGTCACCTAAAGCATGCATGGTGAAGCGTGGTGACTGCAGTGTCATGCTGTAgtaatgcttttcttcagcaaggaCAAGTAAGTTTGTCAGGTGTGCTGCTCAGAGCTACGATGGAAtatattatgtaaaaatcagGACCTAAATTGGATTGAGAATCTGCAGCAAGActcaaaaaattatatttagacACCCTTTACCCAATATAGCTCACTATTTTGAAAATAGAAATGACCCCAAACTagtttttagatgtttaaagcAAGTAAAGAAATACCCCAAAATATTTGCGGTTGTATTTACATCAAAAGTTGGGTGGAGAATGTTTTTGCTTACTTTGTGTAGCctatgaaataaaatcatgataaaatacattaaagtttgtggttataaccttatgaaatattttttttaattctatgggtatgaatactttgtaTTTTAAGTAAATCAAATATGCAAAGAAATGCAAACCTTGAGGCATTCTTCATGGCATACCACAGGCGGTTCGCTCAAAGTGATCTTCACTTTCCCATCAATTATTTTGTTGCAGTAAGAGCAAAGAGGGGTTCCatcactaaaataaatgtggaaacATTGAATTACCTCACAATGTAAAGCTTCCAGTGttaattataactttaaataCCTTTAACACCTCATATTTTTCTATAAGAAATGCCAAGTCATGCTAATGCTTAGAGATGCGACATGAGCTATTGGAAACCCACCTGGATATTTTAGGAACCTGGGTTGAATTTAGTTCTTCTGCAGGCTTCTGAAGGCCTTCagaactataaaaaaaaaatcatcaataaatatgaagtgttttattgtcatgtttctACTGCTTGTGAAAGCATGCTTACACTCTGGCATCGTCAGGCTGGGGATCAGGTTCCTCTCGAAGAGGCTGTTCTTCAACTTCAGTTTTAGGAACAGATTCTTTCTGGGGTGCCTCCACACGCAGAGCATCTGTCAGATCAATGGGTCTGTAATCTGAACTATCCTGAACAGCTCCAGGATCTGCAGACGGTACGGGTTTAAGAGCATCTTCGATGTTCAAATCTATGGAATGTACTTCATCTCCAAACGACGGCTCGACACTTTGCTCAACAACAATATTGTCAGCTGCTTGGATTTCATCGTGTGACTCGGGTAGAGTGCAGGCGACTGGTTGCACACTGTTAAGCGGAGGGGCCTCCTCACGGGGTGTTGCATTATCAACATCGGGGGTTTCCACCTCCGGCTCAGCCTCAGATTCAACAGTTTTGTTGTCAACTTGCTCTTGGGGATGTTTTTCACAACTGGCCTCTGCAGGTGTTTCATTTCCAGGCTGAGCAGGTGACTTGCTTACAGATTCAAACTCCATGTTAGGTTCCACGCTGGCTTGAGGAGGAATGTCTTTCTCCGGCGTAGCAGTGTTCTCCGACAACTCCTTCACAATAAACGGAGAGGCAGCGGGTACAATTTCTTCTGCAGGTAGCGGGGATTTCTCTCGACTTCCCTCTGTAGTTTGAGTGGTAGTTTGCGTGGATGCCGTCTCCCCTCCGTCCTCCAAACTACTTGTGTCTGTTTTGATCAAAGCTTCTTGAGGTGAAGCGGGAACCTCTGCAGTGCCTGTTGTACCCGATTTCACCCGAAGATCACTGGAAACCTGATCTTCTACATTTGTAGGGTCAGTGTTAAGGTTTTGTTCTTTGACTTCTGCAGTTTCATGGGCAGGTGGTGGTTCTGCTGCATCAACGTTGCCATTTGTTGAAGAAGCTGGTTGgatttgttcttcattttttacATCTGCAGAGACCTTAACATCCCCCCCGTTCTGCTCCACGTTGGACTCGCCAGCTGGTGCTTTTAATTCCACCTCCttcttttcattgtttgtgtttatgacTGGCTGTTGCTCTTGTGCCTGTTTGGATGGTGATTGGCATCTGTAACATAGCGTGATATTTATTCGTaattaagaaaatgtgacatACAGTATATCTGCAGCATTTTTGCAAACACAGTTAAAAAGAGGATGTGCTATACTAACTTTGAATTTCTCGTggtattttttcttgtttccttgGTCGAATCATCGGGTTTAATAGAATCAGCTTCATTGTTTGTCTGATTACCTGGAAGCCTACAACAAAAAGGTGAAAGACAACTTTCAGAAAAATTCATCTGATAGCATCAATGACAATttacagtaaaagtaaaagctgagattttcaagtttttttaagttttaaagttcAGTACATTGGGAGTTTGGATTATAGCTGATTGGAGAGAAgcaaagatgaaaacagaattTCATCATCTTAACTCAAGATGATGATCTGAAAAAACATCATGGAGGTTTATGGAAAAGCAATTTAGCAAACCTAAATCATTTTTACATCTACATTTGGTGATTATCTTTAAAGAAACGAATAACTATGTAAACAAAGTTATGATAGGAGGCGAATTATCAAGCATCTTCCTTTGTGATATCCATCTATATATATCTATCGACATATAGGTTTATCTGATCACTCACTAAATGTAGCCTTTATAAGAGTTATCTGCTATATACTGATGGTTTAAAGGTTCATCTTTCCTTTCAGCATAAATCCAGATTATATGACTCTAGAGGCTAAAGCTAATGGGTAATCCACAAGGAGCCAAGACCAAAGCAGActtcagtcatttaaaacaacacttGATATCTATTTATGCTGTTGTATGAACCTGacttgttttcatgtttcatttatctTTGCCTAGATGCCAAATATGTTTACACAGGAAATGGAGCTTGGAGGTGGTGCATCACCAGTCATTTTCCTAtgtgaaacacaaactgaaaacgGAACTATAAGTAAAATGGAattgaaagcaaaaatatcaTAGATCTTTGTTTGgtatttagttgattttttattattttttgtttgctttatttaaattttatacaAGAGAGTTATTCTATTTGGAAATGCTTGAccatgttctgttttctgtatGTGATTTTACACAAGAAGATCTTGGAGGGCACACTGCCTTCTACTTCCCATGAACATACTAATTGTCTTCTTAATAAATAACCACCTAATGCAAAATAAAGAGAGCGGTTAAAGgccaataaaataatgtttgtgtaAGCTTCTACAACAAAATCATATTTGTtttcaatctttaaaaatctgttttgctcATCACTGCTTCTGAACACGTCAACTAGGACCAACAAATCTGGATTATACAGAAAGATCTCTACTGCAGGTAATATATGACTTTACAACGTCTTTACGAGAACTTCATCAACGAATTCTGATCATCCCTTAAAAAGGGATTTTGCAGATGCACAAAGGGAACCGAATCACATTGCACAGCTTGTTCTGAATTAAAATTCAATGCATACGGTACGGTGTCTGATGTTAAAAGgtcagaataaaaaacacaaccgAAGGTGAACTTTGTCACTTAAAACCTCACATTACGAATCTCTGGAACATTTCCATGAGATCCAAACCAACTCAAAACTGCAATCACATTTAAAGGCTCTACTGTCAGACACAGTGGacgtttttgtgtatttgttggGGTTTCAGAACATAATGTAGTCTCTTTCACAATATAAGCCAAGTAGTGATGTatatttgcaaaagaaatatGCACAAAGAATCTGCTCTGGGAGATAAAGATAGTAAGTATATGCTCCATAACTAATACATTCTGCTTTAAATATCATCACTGTGTTTGTTCACAGCTTAATTCTCACAGGACGCGTTGTGGAACAGGAAAGGAGACTGGTAAATGAATAGAGGCTACCCAATATAAAGCTTGAATGAAACGCGGACAAAGCATCATAAAGTCACAGGAGCAAACGGCTTACTCTTTATGTAACAATATATCAGAAGACAGtggaaaaatgtctcatttgaTGATGCTTTTTAACAGTCAACAGAGACATGCAAACATGgtgaatcaataaatcaatatgcTGGACACTCTATAGAGCATATATAATAAGACAGTCTCCAACACAAAGCAAAGCTATACAGAAAGTTATTCCTGCCAGAAAAATACAccaaactaaattatttatttacagcaaaatgagtaaaatctGGATTTCACCCAAGAATTTCAATCACCATACTGCTTATCAGCAGTTTTCCATTATTAGATTCAAAATCATTGTAAAACGTGTAGATATAGAAACCATTTTATCACCTGCTCAAGTTTAACCAGCTTGTTTGCTTTAATGTTCTATGTTAACtataaatgaatttaaactAGAATTGTTTATgttgcatttcaaaaatataagcaataaataaacaaagagagACATTAAGAATATTTTACTCATGTGAAAAAGTACATGTGAGAAAAgcttaattaataaaataatggtttaaaaacatcagaaataataacgcaattaaacaatttttgaaaataagtaGGAGAACGCAAATTCGTATTAAATCTAAAGTATTATGTTAAATCTtctaaataattacataaaatataattaatatcCAACCTAATTATAtaggttaaataaaatgtaacaaaataaattgaatttgaaaatatcgattttactttttaatttctgaacttTTGGGCACTTCTTTTGGTAATGGTCgctttaaaacttttgttttgaaattatcCCAACTTTATTTCCGGTTGCGCTCCTTGCTGTAGCAGTCTTAAGCTAGGGGAAAAAGAAATGGCTCTACTCCTGCTGtataatatattatttattgtgtttctggAGCTGGGAGATAAAATAGTGGTTAGTATTGAATGAATAAACTGTAACTATTATGTTGTCAACTTCAAAACTACCTCAAAAGCCTTCAGACTGCACAGCATCGTACTTCACGAACAGCAGCGTTCACGTTTCATCACGGAGAAACCAATACAGGAGAAATTATCTTCAGATAAGAATATTACGAGGATCTTTCCTAGCCCGTAAGTACGCTTTGACAATTTTAGAGTCGCAAGAAGACGTATTTGTAGCAGAATATATAAGTATAATTTCAAGTGTTGAACGTCTCCATCATGAATCTCATTGGAGTCTCTGCATGGTGTATTTTGATGCTTTCAGGCTCTTAAAAGTTAAGGAGAATCGATTTTGTCGCTACTACTTTATGCAATGTATATTGtcaaaaaaacatacagataaagcacatttaaatatttttcaaaccaAATTTAGAACGTATAAAGTTCAATTTCGGTCTTGAAAAAAGAAGCGTCTGAAATTTCCGTCTTCCGACGTCCGTGAAGTAGTCGGCAACCCTTTTAGTTCAGAGCCAGTTTTGCCTcagctgctacaaaataaaatgtgtagtGCTACAACAAAAGAGATATTTCATAAACATAACTAAATTAAacgttttagtttaaaaactaaagaaaatacaCTAACGTGTATTTCTGTtcgatttttttaaaactaaaatattataaatgttacaaaaggaaattattttgtagaatGAGACCCTCTGAGTGAGCCCTTTCCATAAATGTGGAACATGTACTATTGGTCCCCTGttgtaaatattatatttagacACAGCACTGATCAAACCAGGCTTTCTTATAGCTTTTATAACTAAAAATATGTGGTGTTATAAAAGACTAAAGATATTGAACAGGAGAGGTTTGCAGGTGCTGCCTGAAATTTAGACGCAGACTAGggtttctgtaaaaaataaaaatgatctggaTTATTTGGGCACCAGAACGGAGGACAGGTTTGGCATAAACCAGTTAAATCTTAGAAGTGTGCTTTGCTGCAATAATTGCCATCACATAGTTAACCATAACTGGGTCCTTTCAGGAAATGTGAGACCAATCTGTCAAAAACTTTAGGAAGAAGCAGATCTGGACCTTGGAACATGACAGTAACCCAAAACGTATTGCAACTCCTCCAAAGTTTAGTTCTGAgttagaaaatgaaaagttcTGGGCAAAATCGAACtcagattttaatctcagagagaagctgacGGGTGACTGTAACAAGCCAGAACCTCCCAAACTAATCACTGAAAGTGAGGAAACTTTCCACAGGCTGATGTCAGAGACTGATAGGTGGTTACAAAAAGCGTCTTACTGAAGTTATTTCAAACTGAAGGGGGGAAAACATCAACTGTTAGGTGGGTGGGTGTCCTAACAATTATACtgttacagaaaatatattttttccttttgtacAATCATTGCTACAAGGTTAATTGTGATGTTCACCTGTTTAAATCGCTCTCttttgcagaaataaagaataacaattaaaaaaaaacagataagaCAACGGTATGTGAATATTTCTGTGGAATTGAATATTTGATGGATTGTCCTACTTTATTGTGGAAGTAACGAAGCTGCTGAAGCAGATGAAAAGTGACAGGAACAT
The DNA window shown above is from Poecilia reticulata strain Guanapo linkage group LG14, Guppy_female_1.0+MT, whole genome shotgun sequence and carries:
- the LOC103475753 gene encoding neurofilament heavy polypeptide, yielding MSKDIDRNQVLQNIKVRKATRKDGWWIHSSNNDKVVSEAKQEPAPATKNSLVQSRIKRFQLPGNQTNNEADSIKPDDSTKETRKNTTRNSKCQSPSKQAQEQQPVINTNNEKKEVELKAPAGESNVEQNGGDVKVSADVKNEEQIQPASSTNGNVDAAEPPPAHETAEVKEQNLNTDPTNVEDQVSSDLRVKSGTTGTAEVPASPQEALIKTDTSSLEDGGETASTQTTTQTTEGSREKSPLPAEEIVPAASPFIVKELSENTATPEKDIPPQASVEPNMEFESVSKSPAQPGNETPAEASCEKHPQEQVDNKTVESEAEPEVETPDVDNATPREEAPPLNSVQPVACTLPESHDEIQAADNIVVEQSVEPSFGDEVHSIDLNIEDALKPVPSADPGAVQDSSDYRPIDLTDALRVEAPQKESVPKTEVEEQPLREEPDPQPDDARVSEGLQKPAEELNSTQVPKISSDGTPLCSYCNKIIDGKVKITLSEPPVVCHEECLKCGVCAKALGEMPIAMFLLGKVIHCTDCFASALNI